TATCGGCATCACCGTGAACGGCGAGCGCAGCCACTCGAAGGAAATGAACGGGAACTCGCCACCCACCGGTGCCGGCGGCAGAAAGGCGATGAAAGTCAGCGCGCCGATGGTGATGACCGGTGCCGTCTCGCCGATGGCGCGCGCCAGGCCGATGATCACGCCGGTCAGAATGCCGCCGGTCGAGTACGGCACCACGTGGTCGCGCACCGTCTGCCAGCGCGTGGCACCCAGCGCGTATGCGCCCTCGCGGATGGTGCCCGGGATGGCGCGGATGGCCTCGCGGGTCGACACAATGATCACCGGCAGGATCAGCAGCGCCAGCGTCAGGCCGGCCGACAGGATGCTCTGCCCGAAGCCCATTCCATACACGAACAGGCTCAGCGCCAGCAGGCCGTAGACGATCGACGGCACGCCGGCCAGGTTGGTGACGTTGACCTCGATGATCTCGGTCACCCAGTTGCGCCGGGCGTACTCCTCCAGATACACGCCGGCGGCAATGCCCAGCGGAATCGCCGCCAGCGCCGTGACCAGCATGACCAGGCTGGAGCCGACAATCGCGCTCAGAATGCCGGCCTGCGCTGCGCGTCGCGATGGAAAGTGGCTGAAGAACTGCCAGTTCAGCCGGCCGGCGCCGTCCTGAATCAATCCGACCAGCAGCATCGCCAGCGTCAGCACGCCGACCATCAGGCACAGCAGACCGACAATGACGAATACCTTGTCCCACTGTTTGCCGCGCGCCACCAGGCGGTGCACGGCCTGCGCGTCGTACGCCATCAGTAGGCCTCCCGGAAACGCTTGCGCACCAGGTGGCCGAGCACGTTGAAGAACAGCGTCAGCAATACCAGCACCAGGCCGACGGCGAAGATGCTCTGGTATTCGAGGCTGCCGTGCGGCAGGTCGCCCAGCGCCACCTGCACGATGAAGGCGGTGATGGTGGCGCCCGACTCGCGCGGATCGAAGGTGAAATTCGGCTGCTGGCCGGCGGCGACCGCCACCACCATGGTCTCGCCCACGGCGCGCGAAATGCCCAGGATATAGGCCGCCACCACGCCGGAAGTCGCCGCCGGCATCACCACCTTCAGGGCGGTCTGCAGGCGCGTGGCGCCCATCGCGTAGGAACCCTCGCGCATGTGCATGGGCACCGCGCGCATGGCGTCCTCGGCCACCGAACTGATGTAGGGAATGATCATGATGCCGATCACCAGGCCCGGTCCGAGCATGTTGAAGCCGGGCAGCTCCGGCATGAACCACTGCAGGGCCGGGGTCACCATCACCAGCGCGAAGTAGCCGAACACGACGGTGGGAATGCCGGCCAGCAGTTCCAGCGTCGGTTTGACGGTCTCGCGCACGCGGTGACTGGCAAATTCACTCAGGTAGATCGCCGTCACCGTTCCGACCGGCACCGCCAGCAGCAGCGCCACGCCGGTGGTGGTCA
This Immundisolibacter cernigliae DNA region includes the following protein-coding sequences:
- the pstA gene encoding phosphate ABC transporter permease PstA is translated as MAYDAQAVHRLVARGKQWDKVFVIVGLLCLMVGVLTLAMLLVGLIQDGAGRLNWQFFSHFPSRRAAQAGILSAIVGSSLVMLVTALAAIPLGIAAGVYLEEYARRNWVTEIIEVNVTNLAGVPSIVYGLLALSLFVYGMGFGQSILSAGLTLALLILPVIIVSTREAIRAIPGTIREGAYALGATRWQTVRDHVVPYSTGGILTGVIIGLARAIGETAPVITIGALTFIAFLPPAPVGGEFPFISFEWLRSPFTVMPIQMFNWMSRPQAAFQENAAAAGVVLVVMTLLMNAAAIWLRVRYRKRIKW
- the pstC gene encoding phosphate ABC transporter permease subunit PstC; protein product: MSTPVRKVNTAFADTRPDRFAHKALRHWGERLIEGVLFLAAFSAVAVTVAIVAILVYESQAFFQHVSLKDFLTDTQWTIMFTDKHFGVAPLLAGTLTTTGVALLLAVPVGTVTAIYLSEFASHRVRETVKPTLELLAGIPTVVFGYFALVMVTPALQWFMPELPGFNMLGPGLVIGIMIIPYISSVAEDAMRAVPMHMREGSYAMGATRLQTALKVVMPAATSGVVAAYILGISRAVGETMVVAVAAGQQPNFTFDPRESGATITAFIVQVALGDLPHGSLEYQSIFAVGLVLVLLTLFFNVLGHLVRKRFREAY